One genomic segment of Kiritimatiella glycovorans includes these proteins:
- a CDS encoding type IV pilus twitching motility protein PilT — translation MAEATAGIPPLRELMQFAVDQYASDLHLTVDAPPVFRINGALRPLDTPVLKAGDTEFFFGELAGDEEIRVVREEGGTDFGYTFGDQARFRVSVFRQRGDLALVLRQIPSRKMTLEEIGLPPQIRDLLFKPRGLILVTGPTGSGKTTTLASMIDIINRERDCHILTVEDPIEYRHEHLRSIVNQRELGRDVPTFSDALRRGLRQDPDVVLLGEMRDLETMAAALTAAETGHLVLATLHTTGAARTVDRIVDAFPSDRQSQIRIQLASSLTAVISQVLLRRADAEGRVAAFEVMISTPSIQALIREKKTFRITSDIQTGAKHGMVEMDASLLKLYREGAIARDDLLAFAQSAGSMKQEIGE, via the coding sequence ATGGCAGAGGCGACGGCCGGCATTCCTCCGCTCCGCGAACTGATGCAGTTCGCAGTGGACCAGTACGCTTCGGACCTTCACCTGACCGTGGACGCCCCGCCCGTGTTCCGGATCAACGGCGCGCTGCGGCCGTTGGACACCCCGGTGCTGAAGGCCGGCGACACGGAGTTTTTTTTCGGGGAGCTGGCCGGCGACGAAGAGATCCGGGTGGTGCGCGAGGAGGGCGGCACCGATTTCGGCTACACCTTCGGCGACCAGGCCCGTTTCCGGGTCAGCGTATTCCGCCAGCGCGGCGATCTGGCGCTGGTATTGAGGCAGATTCCCTCCCGTAAGATGACGCTCGAGGAAATCGGCCTTCCGCCGCAGATCCGCGACCTCCTTTTCAAACCGCGGGGCCTGATCCTCGTCACGGGCCCCACCGGGTCGGGCAAGACGACGACACTCGCGAGCATGATCGACATCATCAACCGCGAGCGCGACTGCCACATTCTCACCGTCGAGGACCCCATCGAATACCGGCATGAACACCTGCGGAGCATCGTGAACCAGCGTGAGCTGGGGCGGGACGTGCCGACCTTCAGCGATGCGTTGAGGCGGGGGCTACGCCAGGACCCCGACGTCGTGCTGCTCGGCGAGATGCGGGATCTGGAGACGATGGCCGCCGCCCTCACGGCGGCCGAGACCGGCCACCTGGTGCTCGCCACACTGCACACGACCGGTGCGGCGAGGACTGTGGACCGGATCGTGGACGCATTCCCCTCCGACCGTCAGTCGCAGATCAGGATCCAGCTCGCCTCCAGCCTGACGGCGGTGATTTCGCAGGTGCTGCTGCGGCGCGCGGACGCGGAGGGGCGTGTCGCGGCGTTCGAGGTGATGATCAGCACGCCCTCCATCCAGGCATTGATCCGGGAGAAGAAGACCTTCCGGATCACTTCCGATATCCAGACCGGGGCGAAACACGGTATGGTGGAGATGGATGCATCGCTGCTGAAGCTCTACCGCGAGGGGGCCATCGCGCGGGACGACCTGCTCGCCTTTGCCCAGAGCGCGGGAAGCATGAAACAGGAAATCGGCGAATAA
- a CDS encoding histidine kinase dimerization/phospho-acceptor domain-containing protein yields MTPRKLLFSLSAPTSWPELVLILLLRLAALCGFLIMLSLILPGDNIAFYAFMGFAFIITIPYSLWLRNQEHALRFAPLQFLVDITLVSGLVYFTGGIESELNMLYPLVILSAGVVSTPRRALQITLLSILVYILLIVLMTHGVLVPPGGVPPGYELASVAPSLTLRVFVFLFFGIASAYVSERCNYITRKKRQFRQLTELIFRHVRAGLLLLDEKDRVLLANGRAAELLGTPPRDLQGRNLSDLQRPVPKDRTISISPAVYMERPDGTAFPATYETSSLELPAEAVPGVRLHSEPLHGQLMIFNDISRLIEMQDKAQQVERMRAAADMAADVAHEIRTPLTAISGAVQILNRMDKETFDPLNDSAREEKELLEQIFSQSAKIDSIIQRFLDYAEFSRDDLQRILELDLDVKSS; encoded by the coding sequence ATGACCCCGAGAAAACTGCTGTTCTCCCTGAGCGCTCCCACCTCCTGGCCGGAACTGGTGCTGATCCTGCTGCTTCGGCTGGCCGCCCTGTGCGGATTCCTGATCATGCTCTCGCTCATCCTGCCCGGCGACAATATCGCCTTCTACGCGTTCATGGGGTTTGCGTTCATCATCACGATCCCCTACTCGCTCTGGCTGCGAAACCAGGAGCACGCCCTGCGCTTCGCGCCCCTCCAGTTCCTGGTGGACATCACCCTCGTCTCGGGGCTGGTCTACTTTACGGGCGGGATCGAGAGCGAACTGAATATGCTCTACCCGCTCGTCATCCTGTCGGCGGGGGTCGTGTCAACCCCGCGCCGCGCCCTGCAGATCACGCTGCTCAGTATCCTCGTCTATATCCTCCTGATCGTGCTGATGACCCACGGGGTACTGGTGCCCCCCGGCGGGGTCCCTCCCGGGTACGAACTCGCCTCCGTCGCGCCCTCGCTGACCCTGCGCGTCTTCGTATTCCTCTTCTTCGGCATCGCGAGCGCCTACGTCTCCGAACGCTGCAACTACATCACGCGCAAGAAGCGCCAGTTCCGCCAGCTCACCGAGCTGATCTTCCGCCACGTGCGCGCGGGGCTGCTGCTGCTCGATGAAAAAGACCGTGTCCTCCTCGCCAACGGACGCGCCGCGGAACTGCTCGGTACGCCGCCGCGCGACCTGCAGGGACGGAATCTCTCCGATCTCCAGAGGCCCGTCCCGAAAGACCGGACGATCTCGATCTCGCCGGCGGTCTACATGGAACGGCCCGACGGCACCGCCTTTCCCGCGACCTACGAGACCTCCAGCCTCGAGCTGCCCGCAGAGGCGGTGCCCGGCGTGCGGCTCCACTCGGAACCCCTCCACGGGCAGCTCATGATCTTCAACGACATCTCCAGACTGATCGAGATGCAGGACAAGGCCCAGCAGGTCGAGCGCATGCGCGCGGCCGCCGATATGGCCGCCGACGTCGCCCACGAGATCCGCACCCCCCTCACCGCGATCTCCGGCGCCGTCCAGATTCTGAACCGCATGGACAAAGAAACTTTTGACCCGCTTAACGATTCGGCGCGGGAAGAAAAGGAATTGCTCGAACAGATCTTCTCGCAATCGGCGAAAATCGATAGCATTATCCAGCGTTTTCTCGATTATGCGGAATTTTCGCGGGACGATCTGCAGCGGATCCTCGAGCTGGATCTCGATGTAAAGTCCTCGTAA
- the gspE gene encoding type II secretion system ATPase GspE — protein MSNNDDYIVEILQNVGMIDQGKGDEALQTARSQDKDVVDVLCRDTDLSEEDILKTLAHQFGMETLSLREQDIPQETLDMVSGEVAHRYRIIPVSLSGDTLTVALADPLDIETLDSLRYILKRNVEGVVTTSEEIEIALSQYYPDTGPGMDSMMEEITEGSIQMPSESQRNIIDEAEVSESDEPIIKLVNLIILEAFRNRASDIHLEPLSRKFRVRYRIDGVLQEVEGPPRRLHPTVISRIKIMADMKISEKRLPQDGRIAINVMGRELDLRVSSIPSNHGESIVMRILDKEGLMLGLPKLGFFSDDQQRFERLISLPDGILLVTGPTGSGKTTTLYACLNYVNRPDRKIITVEDPVEYQLSGINQVQVRSDIGLTFVGALRSILRQAPNIIMIGEIRDYETAEIAVGASLTGHLVFSTLHTNDAPSAIPRMIDMGVKPFLVASSTRAIMAQRLVRRVCDSCKEEYEPTETELNMLGPAASQVKGASLYRGRGCSHCSNTGYRGRVGIFEIFEINDEVREMVDTEISASELRIKARELGMRSLREDGIRKALAGNTTLDEVFRVTMGDLD, from the coding sequence TTGAGCAACAACGACGACTACATAGTGGAAATCCTTCAGAACGTGGGGATGATCGACCAGGGCAAGGGGGATGAGGCGCTTCAGACCGCGCGCAGCCAGGACAAGGATGTCGTCGATGTGCTCTGCCGGGACACCGACCTCTCCGAAGAGGACATTCTGAAGACGCTGGCGCACCAGTTCGGGATGGAGACCCTCTCGCTCCGCGAGCAGGATATCCCGCAGGAGACGCTGGACATGGTTTCCGGCGAGGTGGCGCACCGTTACCGGATCATTCCCGTCTCGCTGAGCGGCGACACGCTGACGGTGGCGCTGGCCGATCCCCTCGACATCGAGACGCTGGACAGTCTGCGTTACATCCTCAAACGCAATGTCGAAGGCGTGGTCACGACCTCGGAGGAGATCGAGATCGCGCTTTCGCAGTATTATCCGGATACCGGGCCGGGCATGGATTCGATGATGGAGGAGATCACCGAGGGCTCCATCCAGATGCCCTCCGAATCGCAGCGCAACATCATCGACGAGGCCGAGGTTTCCGAGTCCGACGAGCCGATCATCAAGCTGGTGAACCTGATCATCCTGGAGGCCTTCCGGAACCGCGCCTCCGACATACACCTCGAGCCTCTGAGCCGCAAGTTCCGCGTGCGCTACCGGATTGACGGCGTATTGCAGGAGGTGGAGGGGCCTCCGCGCCGGCTGCATCCCACGGTGATCAGCCGGATCAAGATCATGGCCGACATGAAGATATCCGAGAAGCGGCTCCCGCAGGACGGCCGTATCGCGATCAACGTCATGGGTCGCGAGCTGGACCTGCGCGTGTCCTCGATTCCCTCCAACCACGGCGAGAGCATCGTCATGCGTATCCTCGACAAGGAAGGCCTGATGCTCGGTCTGCCCAAACTCGGATTCTTTTCGGACGACCAGCAGCGGTTCGAGCGGCTCATCTCGCTGCCCGACGGCATTCTCCTGGTCACGGGTCCCACGGGTTCGGGGAAGACCACCACGCTCTACGCCTGCCTGAACTACGTCAACCGCCCGGACCGCAAGATCATCACCGTGGAGGACCCGGTCGAATACCAGCTTTCCGGGATCAACCAGGTCCAGGTGCGCAGCGATATCGGGCTGACGTTCGTAGGCGCGCTGCGTTCGATCCTGCGCCAGGCGCCCAACATCATCATGATCGGGGAGATCCGCGACTACGAGACGGCCGAAATCGCCGTGGGGGCCTCGCTGACCGGTCACCTCGTGTTCAGCACGCTGCATACCAACGACGCGCCGAGCGCGATTCCGCGTATGATCGACATGGGCGTGAAGCCGTTTCTGGTCGCCTCGTCCACGCGCGCGATCATGGCGCAGCGGCTGGTGCGGCGGGTGTGCGATTCCTGTAAGGAAGAGTATGAGCCGACCGAGACCGAACTGAACATGCTCGGGCCGGCGGCGAGCCAGGTGAAGGGGGCCAGTCTCTACCGCGGGCGCGGGTGCAGTCACTGCAGCAACACCGGGTACCGCGGCCGCGTCGGCATTTTCGAGATTTTCGAGATCAACGACGAAGTGCGCGAAATGGTCGACACGGAGATCAGCGCCTCCGAGTTACGGATCAAGGCCCGCGAGCTGGGCATGCGCAGTCTGCGCGAGGACGGCATTCGCAAGGCGCTGGCGGGGAACACGACGCTGGACGAGGTGTTCCGTGTGACGATGGGAGATCTCGACTGA
- a CDS encoding type II secretion system F family protein — MPNFHYIALDAKGNEVEGTVSADNQSAAISKVREKGLYPSNVSLSEGGGGKKKSKPKKGESDGKSGGGMKTEIKLPLPAGRVKPKQLMTFTRQLATLVHAGMPLVRGLQVLERQERSPRLKKAIGEIIESIQGGQTFAESLAQHGKIFDRLYVNMVKAGELGGVLDVVLDRLALFMEKAQKLKSTIISSMVYPVVVLIVAAGIVGFLMTYIVPRFEQIFNDLLQGAKLPALTQFVMNLSEKLTTGLLPTIGVIVGIVVLVKLLGKLRAGRYAVDYIKLKIPLFGKLRRLSSISRFSRTLGTLMASGVPVLQALTIVRETAGNILIENAINEVHDAVKEGENMAPPIEACGLFPPIVVSMVEVGEETGELPNMLINIADAYDDEVDNAVTALTSIIEPLLIVMLALVVGTIVIALFLPMINIIGKLG, encoded by the coding sequence ATGCCTAATTTTCATTACATCGCACTCGACGCCAAGGGCAACGAGGTGGAGGGAACGGTGTCGGCCGACAACCAGTCGGCGGCCATCAGCAAGGTGCGCGAGAAGGGACTGTACCCCTCGAACGTGTCCCTGAGCGAAGGCGGCGGGGGCAAGAAGAAGAGCAAGCCGAAGAAGGGCGAGTCGGACGGTAAATCCGGCGGCGGCATGAAGACGGAGATCAAGCTCCCGCTGCCGGCCGGACGCGTGAAGCCGAAACAGCTGATGACCTTCACGCGCCAGCTCGCCACGCTGGTTCACGCCGGCATGCCGCTGGTCAGGGGACTGCAGGTGCTGGAGCGGCAGGAGCGGAGCCCGCGGCTCAAGAAGGCGATCGGCGAAATCATCGAATCGATCCAGGGCGGCCAGACGTTTGCCGAATCACTCGCCCAGCACGGAAAGATCTTCGACCGCCTCTACGTCAACATGGTCAAGGCCGGCGAACTCGGCGGTGTGCTGGACGTGGTGCTCGACCGTCTGGCGCTGTTTATGGAGAAGGCGCAGAAACTGAAGAGCACGATCATCAGTTCGATGGTCTACCCGGTCGTCGTGCTGATCGTGGCCGCCGGTATCGTCGGCTTCCTGATGACCTATATCGTGCCGCGGTTCGAGCAGATCTTCAACGATCTCCTGCAGGGAGCCAAGCTGCCTGCGCTGACCCAGTTCGTGATGAATCTGAGCGAGAAGCTGACCACCGGTCTGCTGCCGACGATCGGAGTGATCGTGGGGATCGTCGTGCTCGTCAAGCTGCTGGGCAAACTGCGTGCCGGGCGTTATGCGGTCGATTACATCAAGCTGAAGATACCGCTGTTCGGCAAGCTGCGTCGTCTCAGTTCGATTTCGCGTTTTTCGCGTACGCTGGGCACGCTGATGGCATCGGGCGTGCCGGTGCTGCAGGCCCTGACCATCGTGCGTGAAACGGCCGGCAACATCCTGATCGAAAACGCGATTAACGAGGTGCATGACGCGGTCAAAGAAGGGGAGAACATGGCGCCTCCGATCGAGGCCTGCGGACTGTTCCCGCCCATCGTGGTGAGTATGGTCGAGGTCGGCGAAGAAACCGGTGAGCTTCCCAATATGCTCATCAATATTGCGGACGCCTACGACGACGAAGTCGACAATGCCGTGACGGCGCTGACTTCGATCATCGAGCCGCTGCTGATCGTCATGCTCGCGCTGGTCGTGGGCACGATCGTCATCGCACTCTTCCTCCCGATGATCAATATTATCGGCAAGCTGGGCTGA
- a CDS encoding type II secretion system F family protein: protein MADRGASTQGIKTRKVPKAGKIRIKELPVFTRQLSAMLESGMPLVQVLVALEEQTDEPHFKKVIGTVRMKVEGGSMYSDALKMYPSIFSELYVSMMRAGETGGILADVAARVAGFLESSNKLRRKVKSSMMYPLVVICVAIILATALIMFVLPTFASMFADFGQGLPGPTQFLLDLSDWLRANGLIVLGALVGLGFAFRRFAATERGGYIVDLAKLRFPILGELARKLSVSRFSSTFAQLLHSGVPILQALDIVGVATGNKVIGRTIIHARGVVEGGDTLSSALAQNPYFPRMAIHMLSAGEQTGKIDDMMDRLSRFYEEEVEAMLEGLTSMIEPLLMVFIGTVIGGIVICMFLPIFKMSEVVSM from the coding sequence ATGGCTGATCGCGGCGCATCGACTCAGGGGATCAAAACGCGCAAGGTGCCCAAGGCGGGCAAGATACGGATCAAGGAGCTGCCGGTCTTCACCCGTCAGCTCTCCGCCATGCTGGAATCCGGGATGCCGCTCGTGCAGGTGCTGGTCGCCCTGGAGGAACAGACGGATGAGCCCCATTTCAAGAAGGTGATCGGAACCGTGCGGATGAAGGTGGAGGGCGGTTCGATGTATTCGGACGCACTGAAGATGTACCCCTCCATATTCAGCGAACTCTACGTGAGCATGATGCGCGCGGGCGAGACGGGCGGCATCCTGGCGGACGTGGCCGCACGCGTAGCCGGATTTCTGGAATCGAGCAACAAGCTGCGGCGCAAGGTGAAGTCATCGATGATGTATCCGCTCGTCGTGATCTGCGTGGCCATCATCCTGGCAACCGCCCTGATCATGTTCGTGCTGCCGACGTTCGCGTCGATGTTCGCGGATTTCGGTCAGGGGCTTCCCGGTCCGACGCAGTTTCTGCTGGACCTGAGCGACTGGCTGCGGGCGAACGGGCTGATCGTGCTCGGTGCGCTCGTCGGGCTGGGGTTCGCCTTCCGCCGCTTCGCCGCCACCGAGCGCGGAGGGTACATCGTCGATCTCGCCAAGCTTCGCTTCCCCATCCTGGGCGAACTCGCCCGGAAGCTGTCCGTGAGCCGTTTCTCGTCGACCTTCGCCCAGCTGCTGCACAGCGGCGTGCCGATTCTGCAGGCGCTGGATATCGTCGGCGTCGCGACCGGCAACAAGGTGATCGGCCGTACCATCATCCACGCGCGCGGGGTCGTGGAGGGCGGCGACACCCTTTCTTCGGCCCTCGCTCAGAACCCCTATTTCCCGCGCATGGCGATTCACATGCTCTCCGCGGGAGAACAGACGGGCAAGATTGATGATATGATGGACCGTCTTTCGCGTTTTTACGAAGAGGAGGTCGAGGCGATGCTCGAGGGCTTGACTTCGATGATTGAACCCCTGTTAATGGTCTTTATCGGCACGGTGATCGGCGGTATCGTGATCTGCATGTTCCTGCCGATCTTCAAGATGAGCGAAGTGGTCTCGATGTAA
- a CDS encoding sigma-54-dependent transcriptional regulator translates to MARILVVDDEPVVLNLLNKILSGEGYEVTPVDNGEAALAELQQNAYDLLVSDIRMEAIDGMEVLRRARNMSPDTGVIMLTAYGSVNSAVEAMKEGAFDYITKPFKLDELLVTVQRALEYYSVLIENKGLKNQLETKTRLTNIIAESPAMRKVCDMVERVAPTSTTVLIYGESGTGKELVARALHSHSPRANNEFMPVNCAALPENLMESEMFGHVKGAFTGASSDKTGLFEAASGGTLFLDEIGAMPLNIQSKLLRALQDKVVRKVGGTKNVEVDVRLVAASNSPLEDLIREGRFREDLYYRLSVITIEIPPLRDRPEDLLPLAKYLMRREIGPDRELPTLDHEARHILENYGWPGNVRELENAIRHALTFEKEGVITRESLPAKIVESVQQEGVESPSRAEEYKGKSLKAFLRSKEKEYLQNVIDSTGGNKEEAARALGISLATLYRKLSD, encoded by the coding sequence ATGGCCAGAATACTTGTAGTCGACGATGAACCGGTGGTGCTGAATCTGCTGAACAAGATTCTCAGCGGGGAGGGATATGAGGTGACGCCGGTCGATAACGGAGAGGCGGCCCTCGCGGAACTGCAGCAGAACGCCTACGACCTGCTGGTCTCCGATATCCGCATGGAAGCAATCGACGGCATGGAAGTGCTCCGCCGCGCCCGCAACATGTCCCCGGACACCGGCGTCATCATGCTGACGGCCTACGGGTCGGTGAACAGCGCCGTGGAGGCGATGAAGGAGGGGGCCTTCGATTACATCACCAAGCCCTTCAAGCTGGACGAACTGCTGGTGACCGTGCAGCGCGCGCTCGAGTACTACTCGGTCCTCATCGAGAACAAGGGGCTCAAAAATCAGCTCGAAACCAAGACCCGCCTCACCAACATCATCGCCGAAAGCCCCGCGATGCGCAAGGTGTGCGACATGGTCGAGCGGGTGGCGCCGACCAGCACCACGGTGCTGATCTACGGCGAAAGCGGCACGGGCAAGGAACTGGTCGCCCGGGCGCTCCACAGTCACAGCCCCCGCGCGAATAATGAATTCATGCCGGTCAACTGCGCCGCGCTCCCCGAAAATCTCATGGAGTCGGAGATGTTCGGTCATGTGAAGGGAGCCTTCACCGGTGCGAGCTCCGATAAGACCGGCCTCTTCGAAGCCGCCAGCGGCGGCACGCTCTTCCTCGACGAAATCGGCGCGATGCCGCTCAATATCCAGTCGAAGCTCCTGCGCGCCCTGCAGGACAAGGTCGTGCGCAAGGTGGGCGGAACGAAAAACGTGGAGGTGGACGTCCGTCTGGTCGCGGCGTCGAACAGCCCGCTCGAGGATCTGATCCGCGAGGGACGGTTTCGGGAGGATCTCTACTACCGCCTCAGTGTAATCACGATCGAAATCCCGCCGTTGCGCGACCGCCCGGAAGATCTGCTGCCGCTCGCCAAGTACCTGATGCGACGCGAAATCGGGCCGGACCGGGAACTGCCTACGCTGGACCACGAAGCGCGGCATATCCTGGAGAACTACGGCTGGCCCGGCAATGTGCGCGAGCTGGAAAACGCGATCCGACACGCGCTCACTTTTGAGAAGGAGGGCGTGATCACCCGCGAGAGCCTTCCGGCCAAGATCGTCGAGTCCGTACAGCAGGAGGGCGTCGAGTCCCCCAGCCGTGCGGAGGAGTACAAGGGCAAGTCGCTCAAGGCCTTTCTCCGCTCCAAGGAGAAAGAATACCTCCAGAACGTGATCGACAGCACCGGCGGAAACAAGGAAGAGGCGGCCAGGGCCCTCGGCATCAGCCTCGCCACGCTCTACCGCAAGCTGTCGGATTGA
- a CDS encoding GspE/PulE family protein, translated as MPDSTFQIEDPLLQQLHDEGKLRPEQCEEIFDEHERTGKSIRNVVLDMEALKEEDYLKAVANHLGCEMTHVDQEIDPKLIKSVPVGVARMYNVIPYRADDETVTLAVCDVPSPAAVDELLFVLSRDVSFVVAPHEDIEAAMTRYYGEESGSVNDLLSALESELEETGDRVENRSIDADTVDLEDLQEAASSAPVIRFVNLVLYQAVKDRASDVHFEPFEDEFKIRYRVDGALYEMSPPPKHLALPIISRVKVIAGLNIAEHRLPQDGRIQLNVAGSTIDFRVSSLPTQFGESVVLRILDKTNVSLDLDNIGLPEDIYDSFTDDIEKPNGIIIATGPTGSGKTTTLYSAMRRVNSIDRKLLTAEDPVEYDMEGIIQVPINEGIGLSFAGILRNFLRQDPDIILVGEIRDLETAQIAIQASLTGHLVFSTLHTNDAPGAITRLIDMGAEPFLISSTLEGVIAQRLIRTICPGCKKPYTPEDALLEELNLSRADVGDNPFYFGEGCNMCNFTGYRGRRGIFEYLRMNEPLRELVNQRSATVKLRNKATELGMRTLREDGIRCILDGYTTPDEVLRYT; from the coding sequence ATGCCGGACTCGACATTCCAGATTGAAGACCCGCTTCTGCAGCAGCTCCACGACGAAGGCAAGCTGCGGCCGGAGCAGTGCGAGGAGATTTTCGACGAGCACGAGCGGACCGGGAAATCCATCCGCAACGTGGTGCTCGACATGGAGGCCCTCAAGGAAGAGGACTATCTGAAAGCGGTCGCGAACCACCTCGGCTGCGAGATGACGCATGTCGACCAGGAGATCGATCCCAAGCTGATCAAGTCCGTCCCCGTGGGCGTGGCCCGCATGTACAACGTCATCCCGTACCGGGCCGACGACGAGACCGTGACGCTGGCCGTCTGCGACGTTCCCAGCCCCGCCGCGGTGGATGAACTGCTCTTCGTGCTCTCCCGCGACGTCTCGTTCGTCGTGGCTCCGCACGAGGACATCGAGGCCGCGATGACCCGCTACTACGGCGAGGAGAGCGGGTCCGTCAACGACCTGCTCTCGGCGCTGGAATCGGAGCTGGAGGAGACCGGCGACCGTGTCGAAAACCGTTCCATCGACGCAGACACGGTCGACCTCGAAGACCTCCAGGAGGCCGCCAGTTCGGCCCCGGTCATCCGCTTCGTCAACCTGGTGCTCTACCAGGCGGTGAAGGACCGCGCCTCGGACGTCCACTTCGAGCCGTTCGAGGACGAGTTCAAGATCCGCTACCGGGTCGACGGCGCGCTGTACGAGATGTCGCCGCCTCCGAAACACCTGGCGCTGCCGATCATTTCCCGCGTCAAGGTGATCGCGGGACTGAACATCGCCGAGCACCGGCTTCCGCAGGACGGGCGCATCCAGCTCAACGTCGCCGGGTCCACCATCGACTTCCGCGTGTCGTCGCTTCCCACCCAGTTCGGCGAAAGCGTGGTGCTGCGTATTCTGGACAAGACCAACGTCTCGCTCGATCTCGACAACATCGGGCTCCCGGAGGACATCTACGACAGTTTCACCGACGACATCGAGAAGCCGAACGGGATCATTATCGCCACCGGTCCGACGGGGTCCGGAAAGACGACCACGCTCTATTCCGCGATGCGCCGCGTCAACAGCATCGACCGCAAACTGCTGACGGCGGAGGATCCGGTGGAATACGATATGGAGGGGATCATTCAGGTGCCCATCAACGAGGGGATCGGGCTGAGCTTCGCCGGGATTCTCCGAAACTTCCTGCGCCAGGACCCCGACATAATCCTCGTGGGGGAGATCCGCGATCTCGAAACCGCACAGATCGCCATTCAGGCGTCGCTGACCGGTCACCTCGTGTTCAGTACGCTGCACACCAACGACGCGCCCGGAGCCATCACGCGCCTGATCGATATGGGCGCCGAGCCCTTCCTGATCTCATCGACGCTCGAAGGGGTGATCGCGCAGCGGCTGATCCGTACGATCTGTCCCGGCTGCAAGAAGCCGTACACCCCCGAAGACGCGCTGCTCGAGGAGTTGAATCTCAGCCGCGCCGATGTGGGCGACAATCCGTTCTATTTCGGGGAGGGCTGCAACATGTGCAACTTCACCGGCTACCGGGGACGGCGCGGGATTTTCGAATACCTGCGAATGAATGAGCCGCTGCGCGAGCTGGTGAATCAGCGCAGCGCGACGGTGAAACTGCGCAACAAGGCCACCGAGCTGGGTATGCGGACCTTGCGCGAAGACGGAATCCGGTGCATTCTGGACGGGTATACGACACCGGACGAGGTTTTGCGTTATACGTAA